The sequence CGCGCTGTGGCAGAGCATCTACGCCGAGTTGGACAGCCTCGAGGCGTGCCGCGAGACAGCCGGCACGCCGCCGCCGCCGCCGACGGCGCCGGAGGTCAGCGTCACTGCCGAGGCGGGCGTCACCGAGGGCGCCGCCGCGTCGTTCACCGTCACCGCCAGCCCGGTGCCGTCCTCGGCGCTGACGGTGGTGGTGACGGTCACCGGGGCTGGCGAGTTCGGCGCCACCGTCGGCGCGCGGACCGTGGAGATCCCCACGGGCGGCAGCGTGAGCCTCACGGTGGCCACCGCCGGCGACGGCGTCGAGGAGGCCGACGGGTCGGTCACGGTGACCGTCAACGCCGGCAGCGGCTACACCGTCTCGGCCACGGCGGGCGCGGCGACGGTCGCGGTCGCCGACGACGACGATTCCCAGCAAACCCCGCCGCCTCCGCCTCCGCCGCCCCCGCCGCCGCAGGTGCCCGAGGTCGGCGTGACCGCCGGCGGCGGGGTCACCGAGGGCCAGAGCGCCTCGTTCACCGTCTCGGCGAGCCCGGCGCCGTCGTCCGCGTTGGCCGTGACGGTGACGGTCACCCAGAGCGGCGACTTCGGGGCTTCGACGGGGACGAGGACCGTCGTCGTCCCCACCAGCGGCAGCAAGTCCTACAGCGTCGCCACCGTCGGCGACGATGCCGACGAGCCGGACGGGTCGGTCACCGTCACGGTGAAGGCGGGCAGCGGCTACACCGTGTCGTCGTCCCAGGGCGCCGCGACGGTGACCGTGGCCGACGACGACGACCCGCCGCCGACGCCGGTGCCGGTGGTCAGCGTCACCGCCGGCGGCGGCGTGACCGAGGGCGGCACGGCGCGCTTCACCCTCACCGCCGACAGAGCGCCCGCCTCGCCGCTGTCGGTGCGGGTGACGGTGACCCAGAGCGGCGACTTCGGCGCCTCCGCGGGCACCAGGACCGTGACGATGTCCGGGCGCGTCGCCCGCGTCAGCGTCGCCACCGTCGGCGACGGCGCCGATGAGGCCGACGGGTCGGTCACCGCCACCGTCGAAGCCGGGCAGGGCTACGCGGTCTCGTCGTCCAAGGCGACCGCCTCGGTGTCGGTGGCCGACGACGACGCCACGACCGTGGCCCTCGCCGGCGCCGCCGGCGGCAGTGTGGCCGAGGACGGCGGCGCCCGCGAGGTCACCCTCGCCCTCGGCCGCGCCCTCGCCGCCGGCGAGTCCCTCACGGCGCCGCTGTCGGTGACCGGCGCCGCCGCCGGCGGCCACTACACGCTCGCCCTCAAGCAGGGCCAGGGCCTCAACGGGCACGTCACGCTGCTCACCGGGTCGCCCCACAGCGCCCAGAACCCCGCCGTGGCGTTCGCGCCGGGCGCCCGGACGGCGACACTCGTGCTGACGGCGCTGGCGAACGACGACACCGCTGAGCGCACCGTGCGCATCGCCTTCGGCGCCGGCCGGCGCGCCCCGACCGGCCAGGGCCTCTCCGGCGGCGTCACCGCCAGCGGCGGCCCCGTCGACACGTCCATCGCCAACGACGACGCCCCGCCGCCGCCGGACACCGACCTGCCCACGGTCAGCATCGACGACGCCCGCGACGTCGAAGGCGACGTGTACTACCTCGGAGGGCTCCTGGAGTTCCGGGTCACCCTCAGCGAGGCGTCCACGCAGCGAGTCACGGTCACATGGGCCACGAAGGAGGGCACCGCCTACAATGCCGTCGACTTCGGCGAGGTCCGCGGCAGGACCCTCACCTTCGAGCCCGGCCGGACCCGCAAGACCATCATCGTGGTCATCGCCGGCGACCGCCGGCGCGAGGCCGACGAGACCCTGAAAGTGGTCCTGTCCAACCCCGTCGGCGCCACCCTCGCCGACGCCGAAGCCACCGGCACCATCATCGACGACGACTAGCAACCAGCCCCGCCGAGACAGGCATCCCACCGGACCCTCGCAGTCCGGTGGGATGCCTGTCCGGCCTGCCCGCGGCGCGCTCGATGACGCCGCAGCCATTGTCAGAGGCGGAGGCTGGCGGGCGTCAGGGGCTGGCGGGCGTCAGGGGCTGGAGGTCGGGTGGGCGTCGGGGGGGTGGGGGATGCCCATCTGCTCGGTCGGCGTGTCGGCGTGGAGGTTCCAGCGGTCCAGTGCCCGTTCGATGGCGTCGGCGAACCGGACGGCGTCGGCGGCGTGGCGGGACGCCGGAGCGGGGGGCAAGCCCGCGGAGTCCGAGGCGCCGGGAGAGACGCCGGGGCGGACGTTGTTCAGATGCGTAGCTTCTCGGCGACTCTGAACGCCAGGTCGAGGGACTGCGGGCCGTTCAGGCGGGGGTCGCACATCGTCTCGTAGCGCATCGGCAGGTCGTCGTGGCTGAGATCCTCGGGTCCGCCGAGGCACTCGGTCACATCGTCGCCGGTGAGTTCCACGTGGATCCCGCCCGGCCAGGTGCCCTCGGCCCGGTGTACGGCGAAGAAGGCGTCGATCTCGGCGCAGATGTCCTCGAGGTGGCGGGTCTTGTGGCCCGTGGCCGATGAGGTGAAGGTGTTGCCGTGCATCGGGTCGCACGCCCAGACCACCGGATGGCCGGCGTCCCGCACCGCTGCGGTGAGCGGTGGGAGCACGTCGCCGACGCGCTCGGCGCCCATCCGCGAGATCAGCGTGAGCCGGCCGGGGACGCCTTCGGGGTTGAGGATCTCGCACAACTCCAGGACCTCGGCGCGGGTCGCGGTCGGCCCCAGCTTGCATCCCAGGGGATTGCGCACGCCGCGCAGGAACTCGACGTGCGCGCCGTCGAGCTGGCGAGTGCGCTCGCCGATCCACAGCATGTGGGCCGAGCAGTCGTACGGCTCGCCGCCCAGCGAGTCGATGCGCGTCAGCGCCTCCTCGTAGGGGAGGATCAGGGCCTCGTGGCTCGTGAAGAAGTCCACGGTGTGCAACTGCACGTGATCGCCGCTGCCGATGCCGCAGGCGGCCATGAACCGCAGCGCCGCGTCGATCCCGCCGGCCAGTTCCTCGTAGCGCTGCCCGGCGGAGGAGGAGGCCACGAACTCCTGGTTCCAGGCGTGGACCCGGCCCAGGTCGGCGAAGCCGCCCTTGGTGAACGAGCGCAGCAGGTTCAGCGTCGACGCCGAGGCGTGGTAGGCGGTCAGCAGCCGGCCGGCGTCGGCCACCCGGGCCGAGGCCGAGAAGGTGATGTCGTTGACCATGTGGCCGCGGAACGAGGGCAGGGCCTCGTCGTGGAGCACCTCGGTGGGGCTGGAGCGAGGCTTGGCGAACTGCCCGGCGATCCGGCCCACCTTGACGACCGGCACGCCCGCCGAGTACGTGAGGACGACGGCCATCTGCAGGATCACGCGCAGCTTGTCGCGGATGCTGTCCGCCGACAGGGCGTCGAAGGACTCGGCGCAGTCGCCGGCCTGCAGCAGGAACGCCCGGCCGGCGGCCACGTCGCCCAGCTTGGCGGTGAGACTGCGCGCCTCGCCGGCGAAGACCAGCGGCGGGAAGCCGGCCAGGATCTTGAGCACCCGCTCGAGGTCCGCCGGGTCGGGCCAGGCGGGCTGCTGCTGGGCCGGGTAGCGCCGCCAGCTCTCCCGAGTCCAGGGCTGCGCGGCCATGGCGCGCCCCGACTCAGGCGGCGTCGGTGCGCTCGACGGCTCGCTCGCGCACCACGTTGACGGCGCGCTTGACGAGTCGCCGGGCGGCCTCTGCGGTGACGCCCAACTCCTCACCCACCTCGCGGTAGCTCCGCTTCCGGCCGTCCTGCAGCCCGAAGCGCTGCTCCACCGCGTAGCGGGCGCGCTCGTCGAGGACCGACAGCAGGTCGGTGACCATCTCGTTGTCGGCGAACGCCATCACCATCTGCTCGGGTCCGGGATTGCCGTCGGCGATCAGGTCGATCAGCTCGTTGCTGTCGTCGTCGCCGATGGTGCGGTCGAGCGAGGTCGGGGTGGTGAGACGGTGCAGGCGGGCGTGCTCCTCGTCCAGCTCGTCGCCGTTGCCCGAGACCTGGCGCAGCGCCGCCCGCAGGCTCGCCGAGCGGTCCCCGGGCAGGCGCACGAGGCTGGCCTTCTGGTCGAGCGCCCGGCCGATGGCCTGGCGGATCCAGAAGGTGGCGTAGGTGGAGAACTTGAACCCCTTGCGCCAGTCGAACTTGTCCACGGCGTGCTCGAGTCCGAGGTTGCCCTCCTGGATCAGGTCGAGCAGCTCCATGCCCGGGGGCAGGGGATAGCGCCGCGCCACGCTGACCACGAGGCGCAGGTTCGACCGGATGAAGCGGTCCTTGGCGACCGCCGCAGCCTGGATCTCGCGGTCGAGGCGCCGGGCGCGCTCGCCCGCGGCCTTGCGTTCGGCGGCGAGGCGGCCGCGCTCGATGATCTGCGACAGCTCGCGCTCGTCCGCGGCGGTGAGCAGGGGCACCACGCCGATCTCGTTGAGGTACTGGCCGACTGAATCACTCATGGCTTCTTCGTCTCTGCTTCGCTCGGTTTCCCACCTCGCAGCGGGGCCGTCGGCGGCCACCGGTGCGATCCCCTCGGGTTCGATCCGACTCGACTCGTTCCAACAACTCCGGGCGGTGTCTTGTTCCCGCCCCCTGACGCCTGGCGATCCGAGCTTGTGACAGATTTCACAGGTTCCGGACCGCCCTGCGGACGACCTTTGGCATCGGCCGCTGCAGGAGGAACTCGACCTGGTTCGCCGGAATCCGGTCGAGACCGAACGAGGGGCTATTTGCTCGCAGATTTCCTTGCGTTTCCTGCCGTATGGCCCCGACGAGGCACCACACGGCACGCGCAGGAACGCCGCAAGCACGAATCACTCTAGCGCGTCGAGACCGTCAGGTCCAGCCGGCCCGGCGGTAGGTTCGCACCATGGAGGGTTCCTCGAGCGCGGCGCCGGCGGGGCCGGAGCGCCTCGGTGTCTTCGGGGGAACCTTCGATCCGCCCCACATCGGCCACCTGGCCGCGGCGGAGGCGGCACGCTGGGCGCTGGGTTTGCACCGGGTGCTCTTCGTGGTCGCCAACGCCCCCTGGCAGAAGATCAACGATCAACCGGTGAGCCCGGCGGCTGATCGCCTGGCGCTCGTGCGCGCCGCGGTGTCGAACCTCGAAGGGTTCGAGGTCTCGACGCTGGAGATCGACCGGGGCGGCGAGTCCTCCACGGCCGAGACGTTGACCGAACTCGGCGACGAAGGACGGGAGCTGTTCCTCGTTGTGGGCAGCGACCTCGCCGACTCCCTCGACACCTGGCGCCGTCCCGAGGTCATCCGCTCCCTGGCAACGGTGGCGGTGGTGGCGCGGCTGGGTGCCACCGGAGCGGGCGTCCCGCCACCCGGCTGGCGCTGGCTGGCCGTGGACGGGCCGGGCATCGAGGTCTCCAGCACGCATGTGCGGCGTTGGTTGGCAGAGGGCCACCCGCTCGGCAGCGTCCTGTCGCGACCGGTGGCCGCCGAGATCGAGCGTCGGGGCCTCTATCGCTGAGAGGCCGGCAGCGGCGGGAACCCAACATGGCCCGCGCCGGCGATCTACACTGGCCGGAGTGCGGCACGGCAGGGACCGAAGCGACCTCATCTCCTGGGCGAGCGCCGGGGCGCGGGCGGCACAGAATCACTTCGGCCGCGACACCCTGCTGATCGACGTGGCCGACGTGCTGTCGGTCTGTGACTTCTTCGTCATAACCAGCGGCGCCAACCCGCGGCAGATCAAGGCCATCTGCGAGGAGGTCACCGGCGGCGTGCGGGCCGCGGGCGGCCCCGCGCCGCTGTCGGTGGAGGGCCTCGAGGCGCGCTCGTGGGTGCTGATGGACTTTGGCGACTTCGTGGTGCACGTCTTCAGCGAGGAGGACCGCGAGTACTACCAGCTCGAGCGCCTCTGGGGCGACTGTCCCCGGCTCTCCTGGGATCTCGGACTCGTGGCCGAGGCGGGCTGACCGCCCCTGGGACGCGGGCGCGCCGCCCGGCAAAGAGCGTTAGCGGATAGGCGGCCACCACCGACTGAGGATTCCGATCCGCGAAATCTCGTCATTTCGGCGAAGAGCCTGCCCCGGACTCGATCCGGGGCCGGAATCCAGGCTCCGGCGAAGCGATTCGCGCCGCTCTAGTCGGCTGCAAAGCGCCTGGTCAGAGCCTATCCGCGAGTGATCTCATCCTCATCGGCGAGCACCGCCACGCTCTGCTGGCGCAGCCAGTGGTCCGCCAGAACCAGGCAGACCATCGCCTCGACGATCGGAACGGCCCGGGGCACCACACAGGGGTCGTGGCGGCCGCGGGCGGCGAGCAGCACCTCCTGGCCGGAGCGATCCACCGTGCGCTGCTCGGAGGCGACCGTGGCCGTGGGCTTGAAGGCCACGCGCACGACGATGTCCTCGCCGTTGGAGATCCCGCCCTGCACCCCGCCGGAACGGTTCGAGGCCGTGCGCGGCCGGCCGTCGGGGCCTGCCACGAAGGGGTCGTTGTGCTCGATCCCCGTCATCTCCACAGAGGCGAACCCGCTGCCGATCTCGAAGCCCTTGGCGGCCGGCAGCGACAGCAGCCCCTTGGCGAGGTCGGCTTCGAGCTTGTCGAACACCGGGTCTCCCAGGCCCGGCGGCACGCCCCGCGCCACGCAGGCCACGATGCCGCCCAGCGAGTCGCCGCGCCCGCGCGCCGCCTCGATGGCCTCGATCATCGACTCGGCAGCGACCGGATCCCCGCAGCGCGTCGGCGACGCCTCCACCGCCTCGCCGGTGACGCTGCCGGAGTCGGTGGCGGCGCGGACCCCGTGTACCTGCGCCACCCACGCCACGACCTCCACGCCGCACGCCGCCGCCAGCAAGCGGCGCGCCACGGCCCCGCCGGCCACGCGGGCGGCCGTCTCGCGGGCGCTGGCGCGCCCCCCGCCCTGCCAGTTGCGGATGCCGTACTTGGCGTCGGTCACGTAGTCGGCGTGGGAGGGGCGGTACACGTCGCGCAGGTGCTCGTAGGCCTCGGGGCGGGCGTCGGTGTTGGGGATGAGCATCCCGATGGGGGTGCCGAGCGTGCGCCCCTCGAAGGTTCCCGAAAGGATCTGCACCCGGTCGGCCTCGTCGCGCTGGGTCGTGAGACGGCTCTGGCCGGGCCGGCGCCGGTCCAGGTCCGCCTGAATGTGCTCGGGACCCAGCTCCAGCCGGGGCGGGCACCCCTCCACGCTGACGCCCATGGCCCCGCCGTGGGACTCCCCGAAGGTGCTGATCCGGAAGGTGTGGCCCCAAGTGCTGCCCATAACCTCTACGTTAGGGCCATCGCCCCCACCTCAGGGCGCCTCGGGCCCTGCCACCTCGCCGAGCAGGCGCCGCTGCACGGTGGAACGATGCGCCGACCCTCCCGCACACGGTCCGGTACTGCGCTGGGGCGGCGACGGCGACCGAGGCCGGGAATCCCGGGCGCTTGGCCCCCGGTGGGGTGCCTCGGTAGTCTCCGCTGCATCGTCCCGAGCGTCGCCGGACCGCGGCGCCCGCGGCGGGCACGCTGAAGCGAACTGAACGAAGGGGTGTCGGTGAAGACCTACCCGACCGAACGCATCCGCAACGTGGCGCTCGTGGGTGCCAGCGGCGCAGGCAAGACCATGCTGGCCGAGGCCATGCTGTTCCGAGCCGGCGCACTCGACCGCATGGGCGGCATCGAGTCGCAGAACACCGTCTGCGATCACGAGCCGGAGGAGCGAGATGCCGGCAGCTCGCAGGTCATGGCGCTGGCCTCCTTCGAGTGGAACGACCACAAGATCAACCTCCTGGACACGCCGGGATCGTTCGACTTCGCCGGCGAGCAGTGGGCCGCGATGGCGGTGGCCGACCTGCTGGTGCTGGTCGTCGACGCCACCGCGGGAGTCGACCACGCCGTCGCCGGTGCCTGGCGCCGGGCCGCTGCGGCGGGCATCCCGCGCATGTTCTTCGTCAACAAGCTGGACCGCGAGTTCGTCAACTTCGACGCCGTGCTGAGCGCATTGCAGGAGACCTTCGACAGCGGCGTCGCCCCCCTCGAGTTGCCCATCTCCGAGGGGCCGGGCCTCTGCGGCGTGGCCGACCTGCTGAGCGACGACGCCTGGCTCTACGAGGACGGCTCGATCACCGAGACCCCCATCCCCGCCGACATGGCGGCGCGTGTCGAGGAGGTGCGCGAGTCGCTCATCGAAGGGATCGTCGTGGCCGATGACGACCTGCTGGAGCGGTACCTGGAGGGCGACGTTCCCTCGACGGCGGAGTTGGAGAAGACCCTCGGGCAAGGGGTCGCGGAGGCCTCGGTGTTCCCCGTGATCTGCGGTTCCGCCACGACGCCGATCGGCGTGGACCGCCTCTGCAACTACATCTGCGGCATCGGGCCGTCACCGTTGGCGGCCAGAGCGATGCTCGACGGTGCGGGTGAGCCCGTGGCACTCAGCGGCGACGGCGCACCGGCGTTGCTGGTGTTCAAGACCACCGTGGATCCCTACCTCGGCACCGTCTCGGTCTTCAAGGTTGCGACCGGCACTCTGGTCGCCGACACGAACCTACAGAACTCCCGCACGGGCAACAGCGAGCGGGTCCGCACCCTGGTGACCCTGTGCGGGGGGACCAGCGAGCCGGCCACCGAGTTGGCTGCGGGGGACATCGCCGCGGTCGCCAAGCTGGCCGACACCAACACCGGGGACACCCTTGCCGACGGCTCGACGGAACTGGCGCCGCCGCCGTGCCCCGAGGCGATGCTGTCGTTCGCGGTGGTGCCGCGCAGCAAGGCCGACGAGGAGAAGCTCTCCAACGCCCTGCGACGACTCTGCGGGGAGGACCCGTCGCTGCGCGTGACGCGCCCCATCGAGACCCGCCAGACGCTGCTCTCGGGGCTCGGCGACATGCATCTGCGCACGGCCTTGAAGCGCATCGAGCGCAAGTTCAACGTGGGTGTGGATCTCGAGGACCTGCGGATCCCGTTCCGGGAGACGATCACCGCCAAGGCGGCCGCCGAGGGCAAGCACAAGAAGCAGACCGGCGGCCACGGCCAGTTCGGCATCGCCCATGTGCGCATCGAACCACTGCCCCGGGGATCGGGATTCGAGTTCTCCGACGAGGTCACCGGCGGCGTGATACCCCGGCAGTACATCCCGGCGGTGGAGGCCGGGATCCGCGAGGCCATGGAGCACGGCGGCAAGCACGGCTACCCGGTCGTGGACCTGCGCGCCACCGTCTACGACGGGAAGCACCACTCCGTGGACTCCTCGGAGATGAGCTTCAAGATGGCCGGGCGCCTGGCGTTCAACGCGGCGCTGAGCGAGGCCCGCCCGGTGGTGCTGGAACCCGTCTCCCAAGTGGACGTGCGCGTCCCCGGCGAGTGCCTGGGGGATGTCATCGGCGATCTGTCCTCACGCCGGGCGATCGTGCAGGGAACCGACCCCGGAAACTACGGGGAGCAGCACGTCCGCGCCCTGGTGCCGGAATCCGAGCTGGTGCGCTACGCGATCGATCTGCGGTCCATCACCGGGGGGCGGGGCGCCTTCACCGCCACTCACGACCACTACGCGGTGCTGCCGGGCGTTCCGAGCTGACCGCGCCGCCCCCGATCGGCGCACTCAGCGCACTCAGCGCACCGACGACCTCGCTTCGGCGCGTTCAGGGCCCGGCGAGCCCAGGAGACTGCTGAGCAATGCCGCCGACGCCCCGACCCGATGTCATTCCGGCGAAGGCCGGAATCCAGGACTCGGTCGCGAGACCGGCGGTGACCGTGGATTGCTCGGCACGCCCAGGTGGGCTTCACTCGAGGGAGGCCGGGACCTGATGGACGCGGGGACGGGGCATAAGCTCTGGAGCATGAGGCTCCGGAGCGTGAGTCGGCAATCGACGCCGCTGCTTGCCGCGCCCCGCCGGGGGGTTTCCAGGCGCCTGGTCCCGGCGCTGCTCACGGCGCTGATCCTGGCGGCGGCGCTGCTGGCCGTCGGTTCGTCGCCCGCCGCCGCGCACACCCGGCTGCTGGAGACGATCCCCGACAACCGCACGATCAGCGACGAGCCGCCCGAGCGGCTGACCCTGGTCTTCGCCGAGGCGGTCGACCCTCGCACCGTCCAACTGGACGTGATCGCCGCCGACGGCGACGTGGTCGCCGGCCCTGTGCTGCTCACGCCGGTCGGCGCCGACCAGGCCGTCATCGAGTTCTCCCTGCCCGCGCTGGACGACGGCGTCTACGGGCTCTCCTGGATCACCGTGGGACCCGACGGCCACCGGGTGGCCGGGGAGGTCGTCGTCGGCGTGGGGGTGGTCGACGGCGCCAGCGTGCAGGACGCGCATTTCAGCGAGACGCCGCCGCTCGAACGCGTCCTGAGTGTCGCCGCCGGCGTGGCCCGCTACCTCTGGTACTTCGGCCTCGCCGCCGTGGCGGGGTCGATGCTCGTGCTCGCCTGGGGTCTGCGACCGGGGCCCGGATCGCCGGCGAAGGAGATCCTCGCCCGCAGCGCCCGGCGAATCCTCCTCCGGGGTGCGATCCTCCTGCACGTCGGCATCCTCGTGCGCGCCGCCGCCACCATCACCCTCGTGACCCGCGGTTACCGCACCGGGTCGCTGAGTGAGGACCTGCAACTCGCCCTGGTGGACGGCATGGGGTTGACGCTGCTGCTGGCGGCGGTCGGCGCCGGCGTCCTCGTGGTCTGGGCCCCGCGCCTGAGCCGGGCGCGATCGGGCTGGACGTTCCTGCAGGCTGGCCTCGGGGTGGTGGCGCTGGCGGCGGTCGGGTCGGCGACCTCGCACACGGCGGTGCTCTCCGAGGACCCCTTCGGGATCTGGGTGTCCACGCTGCACCTGACCGCCGCAGCCCTCTGGCTCGGGCCGCTGCTCGTCGTGGGCTGGAGCACCGCCTCGGGCCACTGGCGTGCCCGGCCGGCAGCCGAACGGGCGGCGACCCTGCGGGACGTCTTCGGCCGCTTCGGTCCCGTGGCCGTGGGCGCCTTCGCCGTGCTCGTGGCAACCGGCGCGCGTTCGACCTGGCTCCTGGCCGGCTCCGAGTTGCTCTCGGGCTCGGGCTACACCACCGCCCTCATCGTCAAGCTGGCCCTGCTGGCGGCGGTGATCCTGCCGCTCGGCATGTATCACGACCGGCGCCTCGGCTGGCTGGCTCGGCGCGGGCCGGCCGCAGACACCGGTGCCGCCCCGGTTCGCTCGCTGCGGCTGGAGGCCGGGGCGCTGGCCGCGGTGCTGGTCGTGGCCGCGGTGCTGGCGGGGCTGAACCCGGCCGTCTTCGGCTCCGGTGAGCGAGGCTCCGGACCGCAGGTGGCGACTGTCGGAGGGGCGGCCGCCCCCGCCGA is a genomic window of bacterium containing:
- the fusA gene encoding elongation factor G, whose amino-acid sequence is MKTYPTERIRNVALVGASGAGKTMLAEAMLFRAGALDRMGGIESQNTVCDHEPEERDAGSSQVMALASFEWNDHKINLLDTPGSFDFAGEQWAAMAVADLLVLVVDATAGVDHAVAGAWRRAAAAGIPRMFFVNKLDREFVNFDAVLSALQETFDSGVAPLELPISEGPGLCGVADLLSDDAWLYEDGSITETPIPADMAARVEEVRESLIEGIVVADDDLLERYLEGDVPSTAELEKTLGQGVAEASVFPVICGSATTPIGVDRLCNYICGIGPSPLAARAMLDGAGEPVALSGDGAPALLVFKTTVDPYLGTVSVFKVATGTLVADTNLQNSRTGNSERVRTLVTLCGGTSEPATELAAGDIAAVAKLADTNTGDTLADGSTELAPPPCPEAMLSFAVVPRSKADEEKLSNALRRLCGEDPSLRVTRPIETRQTLLSGLGDMHLRTALKRIERKFNVGVDLEDLRIPFRETITAKAAAEGKHKKQTGGHGQFGIAHVRIEPLPRGSGFEFSDEVTGGVIPRQYIPAVEAGIREAMEHGGKHGYPVVDLRATVYDGKHHSVDSSEMSFKMAGRLAFNAALSEARPVVLEPVSQVDVRVPGECLGDVIGDLSSRRAIVQGTDPGNYGEQHVRALVPESELVRYAIDLRSITGGRGAFTATHDHYAVLPGVPS
- the aroC gene encoding chorismate synthase, which gives rise to MGSTWGHTFRISTFGESHGGAMGVSVEGCPPRLELGPEHIQADLDRRRPGQSRLTTQRDEADRVQILSGTFEGRTLGTPIGMLIPNTDARPEAYEHLRDVYRPSHADYVTDAKYGIRNWQGGGRASARETAARVAGGAVARRLLAAACGVEVVAWVAQVHGVRAATDSGSVTGEAVEASPTRCGDPVAAESMIEAIEAARGRGDSLGGIVACVARGVPPGLGDPVFDKLEADLAKGLLSLPAAKGFEIGSGFASVEMTGIEHNDPFVAGPDGRPRTASNRSGGVQGGISNGEDIVVRVAFKPTATVASEQRTVDRSGQEVLLAARGRHDPCVVPRAVPIVEAMVCLVLADHWLRQQSVAVLADEDEITRG
- a CDS encoding sigma-70 family RNA polymerase sigma factor, with amino-acid sequence MSDSVGQYLNEIGVVPLLTAADERELSQIIERGRLAAERKAAGERARRLDREIQAAAVAKDRFIRSNLRLVVSVARRYPLPPGMELLDLIQEGNLGLEHAVDKFDWRKGFKFSTYATFWIRQAIGRALDQKASLVRLPGDRSASLRAALRQVSGNGDELDEEHARLHRLTTPTSLDRTIGDDDSNELIDLIADGNPGPEQMVMAFADNEMVTDLLSVLDERARYAVEQRFGLQDGRKRSYREVGEELGVTAEAARRLVKRAVNVVRERAVERTDAA
- a CDS encoding 3-deoxy-7-phosphoheptulonate synthase class II, translating into MAAQPWTRESWRRYPAQQQPAWPDPADLERVLKILAGFPPLVFAGEARSLTAKLGDVAAGRAFLLQAGDCAESFDALSADSIRDKLRVILQMAVVLTYSAGVPVVKVGRIAGQFAKPRSSPTEVLHDEALPSFRGHMVNDITFSASARVADAGRLLTAYHASASTLNLLRSFTKGGFADLGRVHAWNQEFVASSSAGQRYEELAGGIDAALRFMAACGIGSGDHVQLHTVDFFTSHEALILPYEEALTRIDSLGGEPYDCSAHMLWIGERTRQLDGAHVEFLRGVRNPLGCKLGPTATRAEVLELCEILNPEGVPGRLTLISRMGAERVGDVLPPLTAAVRDAGHPVVWACDPMHGNTFTSSATGHKTRHLEDICAEIDAFFAVHRAEGTWPGGIHVELTGDDVTECLGGPEDLSHDDLPMRYETMCDPRLNGPQSLDLAFRVAEKLRI
- the rsfS gene encoding ribosome silencing factor produces the protein MRHGRDRSDLISWASAGARAAQNHFGRDTLLIDVADVLSVCDFFVITSGANPRQIKAICEEVTGGVRAAGGPAPLSVEGLEARSWVLMDFGDFVVHVFSEEDREYYQLERLWGDCPRLSWDLGLVAEAG
- the nadD gene encoding nicotinate (nicotinamide) nucleotide adenylyltransferase encodes the protein MEGSSSAAPAGPERLGVFGGTFDPPHIGHLAAAEAARWALGLHRVLFVVANAPWQKINDQPVSPAADRLALVRAAVSNLEGFEVSTLEIDRGGESSTAETLTELGDEGRELFLVVGSDLADSLDTWRRPEVIRSLATVAVVARLGATGAGVPPPGWRWLAVDGPGIEVSSTHVRRWLAEGHPLGSVLSRPVAAEIERRGLYR
- a CDS encoding CopD family protein; this encodes MSRQSTPLLAAPRRGVSRRLVPALLTALILAAALLAVGSSPAAAHTRLLETIPDNRTISDEPPERLTLVFAEAVDPRTVQLDVIAADGDVVAGPVLLTPVGADQAVIEFSLPALDDGVYGLSWITVGPDGHRVAGEVVVGVGVVDGASVQDAHFSETPPLERVLSVAAGVARYLWYFGLAAVAGSMLVLAWGLRPGPGSPAKEILARSARRILLRGAILLHVGILVRAAATITLVTRGYRTGSLSEDLQLALVDGMGLTLLLAAVGAGVLVVWAPRLSRARSGWTFLQAGLGVVALAAVGSATSHTAVLSEDPFGIWVSTLHLTAAALWLGPLLVVGWSTASGHWRARPAAERAATLRDVFGRFGPVAVGAFAVLVATGARSTWLLAGSELLSGSGYTTALIVKLALLAAVILPLGMYHDRRLGWLARRGPAADTGAAPVRSLRLEAGALAAVLVVAAVLAGLNPAVFGSGERGSGPQVATVGGAAAPAEAADPLTLLSDAPPESVEDCTTRTVGKPNCYRDYFAEVMRNEGADVAVAEIAALSESDEYVARDCHQVVHDLGNDAAEHYGDVGIALTYEGSACWSGYYHGVVEYAISQFNGTELFDEMPNICTTAAEREYSFTHYNCVHGLGHGVMLNTDGDLFGSIPYCETLPDRWELSSCVGGAIMENVVSAQQGIQTDLRTDDLIYPCNVIGDDYVDECFAMQTSWMLYNLGYADENFAEAFAICDTVQTDMVDNCYRSMGRDISGSSLLEVSRIVRLCSLGDPGYQEECFVGASLNAVYNDHGTAMATALCEAIPARMQDACYAARDRAAGTF